A stretch of the Proteus sp. ZN5 genome encodes the following:
- a CDS encoding VWA domain-containing protein, with protein MRKLPVYLLLDTSGSMYGEPIAAVKNGVEMLLSTLRQDPYALETAYISIITFDSTAQQIVPLTDLINFKVPDLVASGTTALGSALTLVSSRIEKEVQKTTAETKGDWRPLVFVMTDGAPTDDWKKGVEKFKAARTGVVIACAAGRAAQTDVLKNITEIVLQLDTADSNTIKSFFKWVSASISVGSQKVDLTKKDISDLDDLPPPPPEVNVVL; from the coding sequence ATGAGAAAATTGCCAGTTTACCTTTTACTTGATACATCGGGTTCTATGTATGGAGAACCTATTGCAGCAGTAAAAAATGGCGTTGAAATGCTCTTATCAACACTACGCCAAGATCCTTACGCATTAGAAACCGCTTACATTTCTATCATCACCTTTGACTCAACCGCACAACAGATTGTGCCACTCACTGATTTAATCAATTTTAAAGTACCTGATTTAGTCGCAAGTGGAACAACTGCATTAGGTTCAGCGCTTACTTTAGTTTCTAGTCGTATTGAAAAAGAAGTACAAAAAACCACGGCGGAAACAAAAGGCGATTGGCGCCCGTTGGTTTTTGTGATGACAGATGGAGCCCCAACAGACGATTGGAAAAAAGGCGTTGAGAAATTTAAAGCGGCACGTACTGGCGTTGTTATTGCGTGTGCAGCAGGACGAGCAGCACAAACAGATGTCCTCAAAAATATCACCGAAATTGTATTACAGCTAGATACTGCCGACTCCAACACCATTAAGTCATTCTTTAAGTGGGTTTCAGCCAGTATTTCTGTTGGTAGTCAAAAGGTCGATTTAACTAAGAAAGATATTAGTGATCTTGATGACTTACCACCGCCACCTCCTGAGGTTAACGTTGTACTTTAA
- a CDS encoding tellurium resistance protein TerW, whose product MQLSTRQVRVFTLATLLSSGKKVPTIKIISALECSEPTLTRVLKEIRDSYGAEIKYSKASRAYQMTERGQLDSKALRRMREALSASEDHHNNGMTSRVYLDKDKKKSVSLSLKMSALRKIDSLSYLKNSTRSEAVELLVDHYIENLIQSTLAEIAEKEKEKKN is encoded by the coding sequence ATGCAATTAAGCACTCGTCAGGTCAGAGTCTTTACACTGGCAACCCTTTTAAGCTCTGGAAAAAAGGTTCCAACCATTAAGATTATTTCTGCTCTTGAATGCTCAGAGCCTACGTTAACTCGCGTTTTAAAAGAGATAAGAGATTCTTATGGCGCTGAAATAAAATACAGCAAAGCCTCTCGCGCATATCAAATGACTGAACGAGGCCAACTTGATAGTAAGGCATTACGCCGTATGCGTGAGGCATTATCTGCCAGTGAAGATCATCACAACAATGGAATGACAAGCCGAGTTTATCTTGATAAAGATAAAAAGAAATCGGTCTCACTTTCATTAAAAATGTCCGCATTACGCAAGATTGATAGTTTATCTTATTTAAAGAATTCTACACGTAGCGAAGCTGTTGAATTATTAGTTGATCACTATATTGAAAATTTAATTCAATCAACACTCGCTGAAATAGCCGAGAAAGAAAAAGAAAAAAAGAATTAA
- a CDS encoding HpcH/HpaI aldolase/citrate lyase family protein has protein sequence MIERLSPWNLGATLYMPATRTDIATTIINQKIEGLRSLIICLEDAVSDTDIPVALENLATLLNTLAEHKKSSDCSHWPLLFIRPRHTEMGQWITENLDVSAIDGLVLPKFTQASLPVWWNIIENTHLCMMPTLETEEVFDVIQMTELANHLLTHPCHNRIIALRIGGNDLMNVISLRRNRQLTLYDGPMGYVIKMLVAVFGARQFALTAPVCEHIDDHHIMDKELALDIANGLVGKTAIHPKQIHKIEQALMVSQSAHSDALRILNSTQAVFKSQGAMCEPATHRRWALSILTRAKIYGIIPNQQNNAQRFNAT, from the coding sequence ATGATTGAACGATTATCCCCGTGGAATTTAGGGGCAACGCTTTATATGCCTGCAACACGAACAGATATCGCAACAACGATCATCAACCAGAAAATTGAAGGGTTACGCTCTTTAATTATCTGTTTAGAAGATGCCGTGAGTGATACCGATATTCCTGTTGCATTAGAAAATTTGGCAACGTTATTAAATACCTTAGCCGAGCACAAAAAGAGCAGTGATTGTAGCCATTGGCCACTGCTGTTTATTCGCCCTCGCCATACTGAAATGGGTCAGTGGATCACGGAAAACCTTGATGTCAGTGCCATTGATGGTCTTGTTTTGCCTAAGTTTACGCAAGCTTCTCTGCCAGTTTGGTGGAATATTATTGAAAATACACATTTATGTATGATGCCAACGCTTGAAACAGAAGAAGTGTTTGACGTTATTCAAATGACAGAGCTTGCAAACCATCTATTAACCCACCCTTGCCATAACAGAATTATTGCATTACGTATTGGCGGTAATGACTTAATGAATGTCATTTCTCTTAGACGTAATCGTCAATTAACACTTTATGATGGCCCAATGGGTTATGTAATAAAAATGTTAGTTGCTGTCTTTGGTGCTCGCCAGTTTGCCCTTACTGCACCTGTTTGTGAGCATATTGATGATCATCATATTATGGATAAAGAGCTGGCACTTGATATTGCCAACGGCCTTGTCGGTAAAACGGCAATCCATCCAAAGCAAATTCATAAAATTGAACAAGCGCTCATGGTCTCTCAATCCGCTCATTCAGATGCGTTGCGTATTTTAAATTCAACACAAGCTGTCTTTAAATCACAAGGTGCAATGTGTGAACCGGCAACACATCGTCGCTGGGCATTGAGTATTTTAACCAGAGCTAAAATTTATGGCATTATTCCTAACCAACAAAATAATGCTCAACGTTTTAACGCAACATAA
- a CDS encoding cysteine protease StiP family protein, with translation MMDHKPFSGSYVSGDVDFLLQPVNIEMTPVELKEELIQSGKRHYSDMLSQEPEPTTWHLDLFEKALETGATRLATEVIMLAKSLIERFGDTPIILTSLVRAGVPLGVMLQQTLRKMGNTSYHYGISIIRDRGIDSEALSWIEQRHGTEGIVFVDGWTGKGAITGELIRSLSGRKGYPAQPRLVVLADPCGCAWLSASDEDWLIPFGIMGAPVSGLISRSIWTEKGFHGFVDCQHLKQYECSRYLVDTVGKVVDSLIDNNIPLATFKEQQSDLKKLSENVVSSLANKYDISNINRIKPGIAEATRAVLRRVPDHVLVREITDPDVALLVYLAQEKNIAVIEAGQALGQYRAVTIIKKVK, from the coding sequence ATGATGGATCATAAGCCGTTTTCTGGCTCTTATGTATCAGGAGATGTCGATTTCCTACTTCAACCGGTGAATATCGAAATGACGCCCGTTGAGTTAAAAGAAGAGCTGATACAGTCGGGTAAACGCCACTATTCTGACATGCTAAGTCAAGAGCCAGAGCCAACAACATGGCATTTAGATCTCTTTGAAAAAGCGCTAGAAACAGGCGCTACACGCTTAGCAACAGAAGTCATAATGTTGGCTAAATCACTAATTGAACGCTTTGGTGATACCCCAATAATCCTAACAAGCCTAGTTCGTGCAGGAGTTCCTTTAGGCGTCATGTTGCAACAAACATTGCGTAAAATGGGAAACACCTCTTATCACTACGGCATTAGTATTATTCGAGATAGGGGCATTGATAGCGAAGCACTTTCATGGATAGAACAACGCCATGGTACAGAAGGTATTGTTTTCGTTGATGGATGGACAGGAAAAGGCGCGATTACAGGTGAACTTATTCGTTCGTTATCAGGGCGCAAAGGCTATCCAGCTCAACCTCGTCTTGTCGTCCTTGCTGATCCTTGTGGCTGTGCATGGTTAAGTGCCAGTGATGAAGATTGGCTTATCCCCTTTGGGATCATGGGAGCCCCTGTTTCAGGATTAATTTCACGTTCAATTTGGACTGAAAAAGGCTTTCACGGTTTTGTGGATTGCCAACATTTAAAACAGTATGAATGTAGTCGCTATCTTGTTGATACTGTTGGAAAAGTCGTTGATTCATTAATCGATAACAATATTCCACTAGCCACATTTAAAGAACAACAATCAGACTTAAAAAAGCTGAGCGAAAACGTCGTTAGTTCACTTGCAAACAAATATGATATTTCAAATATCAATCGTATAAAACCCGGTATTGCTGAAGCCACACGCGCTGTTTTACGCCGTGTACCTGACCATGTTCTTGTAAGAGAAATAACCGATCCTGATGTTGCGTTATTGGTTTATCTTGCGCAGGAAAAAAATATTGCTGTTATTGAAGCAGGACAAGCGCTTGGTCAATATCGTGCAGTGACTATCATTAAAAAGGTGAAATAA
- a CDS encoding phosphoribosyltransferase domain-containing protein — protein sequence MSDSSVYRRLLSCGTLSVTPNCPIELLDELFDIAERRNPKRAFLFVSKVLGRHIPVSPKKMREIYQKLANQFPDTLEGPVLFIGMAETAVGLGAGVFDEVRNRYQQAVYLTSTRHPVDQGELLCEFKENHSHATDHLLYLPKTAEQRQWVQQAKTVVLIDDEATTGNTFINLLSALREEGGLTHIEQVIAVTLTDWSGDSISERSPLPIQSLSLVQGKWQWDADPNAPLPVMPNVNITASGQVSITGKQSWGRLGMTTPASDLGLSINASLGEKILVLGSGEFVWEPFLLAERLEKQGAIVKYSSTTRSPISTNFAIQSAITFTDNYGLGIPNFVYNVAHQQFDRILLCCETPAESIDNQLIEALNKVAPIVEVISYD from the coding sequence ATGAGTGACTCATCCGTTTATCGTCGCCTTCTTTCTTGTGGCACATTAAGTGTGACGCCAAATTGCCCTATTGAGTTACTTGATGAATTATTTGATATTGCAGAAAGACGCAATCCTAAGCGTGCATTTTTATTTGTCAGTAAAGTATTGGGGCGACATATCCCTGTTTCACCGAAAAAAATGCGTGAAATCTATCAAAAACTTGCCAATCAATTTCCTGACACACTTGAAGGTCCTGTTCTGTTTATTGGTATGGCAGAAACCGCAGTCGGTTTAGGTGCTGGTGTTTTTGATGAAGTGAGAAATCGCTATCAACAAGCTGTTTATTTAACATCAACACGTCATCCTGTTGATCAAGGTGAATTGCTGTGTGAGTTTAAAGAAAATCATAGCCATGCGACTGATCACTTACTCTATTTGCCTAAAACAGCAGAGCAACGCCAGTGGGTACAACAAGCAAAAACTGTTGTATTAATTGATGATGAAGCCACTACAGGCAATACCTTTATTAACCTGCTTTCAGCACTGCGTGAAGAAGGCGGATTAACCCATATTGAACAGGTTATCGCTGTAACCTTAACGGATTGGAGTGGTGATTCTATCTCTGAGCGCTCCCCATTACCGATTCAATCGCTCTCTTTAGTTCAAGGGAAATGGCAATGGGATGCCGATCCAAACGCACCTTTACCTGTTATGCCTAATGTTAATATTACTGCGTCTGGGCAAGTTTCGATTACCGGTAAACAGAGCTGGGGTCGATTAGGGATGACAACGCCAGCAAGCGATCTAGGTTTATCTATCAATGCTTCTTTGGGTGAAAAGATCCTTGTTTTAGGATCGGGAGAATTTGTCTGGGAACCGTTCTTATTAGCTGAACGACTGGAAAAACAAGGGGCTATCGTAAAATATAGCTCGACAACCCGTTCACCTATTTCAACCAATTTTGCCATTCAATCAGCGATTACATTTACTGATAATTATGGTTTAGGTATTCCTAACTTCGTCTATAACGTGGCTCATCAACAATTTGATCGTATTTTGCTTTGTTGTGAAACACCAGCCGAAAGTATTGATAACCAACTGATTGAAGCCCTCAATAAAGTTGCCCCTATTGTTGAGGTAATTAGTTATGACTAA
- a CDS encoding ATP-grasp domain-containing protein — protein sequence MNNTIWFMEGLSSQRDIIQSVKDFAKQQRQEIFVLASHRHTRNEILSLADGAFYEPLEETLRLQFIADVVKQHQVSAIHTGRNSAWFELHRQEIESLGVKLTTGATQLEQLQLADNKVAFAQAMEQCGLPAVPSIYIESIDELEAHIKEPPFGETPLCIKPVKGIYGMGFWRFDNQVSPMALFNHPENRQVNPQQYLDALKAVEHFEPLVLMPYLPGPEYSVDMVVEQGNVIAAVARRKEGAIQHLEISGEAYELGKACATAMKADGLVNVQTRNNHQGNPLLLEINMRPSGGIGYTQHCGINLAGIFALRQLGLMSIEEAQAQNNHFTPTKIRSITDSIVFNSTLTNLISTDNN from the coding sequence ATGAATAACACAATTTGGTTTATGGAAGGTTTATCATCACAACGCGATATAATTCAAAGTGTTAAAGACTTTGCAAAACAGCAACGCCAAGAGATCTTTGTGCTTGCATCTCATCGTCATACTCGAAATGAGATTTTATCGCTTGCTGATGGGGCTTTTTATGAACCTCTTGAAGAGACATTACGCTTACAATTTATTGCTGATGTTGTAAAACAGCATCAAGTCAGTGCCATTCACACGGGTCGTAATAGTGCATGGTTTGAATTACACCGCCAAGAAATTGAGTCGTTAGGAGTAAAATTAACAACCGGAGCCACACAACTTGAACAGCTTCAGTTAGCTGATAATAAAGTCGCCTTTGCACAAGCAATGGAACAATGTGGACTTCCTGCTGTACCTTCTATTTACATTGAATCGATTGATGAATTAGAAGCGCATATCAAAGAGCCTCCTTTTGGTGAAACTCCTTTATGCATCAAACCTGTAAAAGGGATTTATGGCATGGGTTTTTGGCGTTTTGATAATCAAGTTTCGCCGATGGCACTGTTTAATCACCCAGAAAATCGCCAAGTCAATCCTCAACAATATCTCGATGCATTAAAGGCGGTAGAACATTTTGAGCCTTTAGTCTTAATGCCTTATTTACCAGGTCCAGAATACTCTGTGGATATGGTGGTTGAGCAAGGTAATGTTATTGCCGCTGTTGCTCGACGCAAAGAGGGTGCAATACAGCACTTGGAGATTTCAGGCGAGGCTTATGAATTAGGTAAAGCGTGCGCAACAGCGATGAAAGCTGATGGTCTTGTGAATGTGCAGACTCGAAATAATCATCAAGGCAACCCGCTCTTACTTGAAATTAATATGCGCCCTTCTGGTGGTATTGGTTATACCCAACATTGTGGAATTAACCTTGCAGGTATTTTTGCTTTACGCCAATTAGGATTAATGAGTATTGAAGAGGCTCAAGCCCAAAATAACCATTTTACACCAACAAAAATACGCTCAATCACCGATTCTATTGTTTTCAATTCAACGTTAACAAACTTAATCAGTACGGATAATAATTAA
- a CDS encoding TerD family protein, whose protein sequence is MVSLSKNQTVSLSKQAPTLSHLMFGLGWDPIKKKGLLGGLFGGGGSIDLDASCVLLDASGNQIDTIWFRKLKSSCQSVIHSGDNLTGDGDGDDETIFVDLDRLPANVEYLVFTVNSFRGQTFNEVENAFCRVVDKTTNKELVRYTLTEQGSHTGIVIASLQRNHGQWDFTAFGAPCKGRVINDMMPDIVATVVR, encoded by the coding sequence ATGGTTTCATTAAGCAAGAATCAAACAGTTTCTCTCAGTAAACAAGCACCTACACTGAGCCATTTAATGTTTGGTTTGGGCTGGGATCCGATTAAGAAAAAAGGATTATTAGGCGGTCTTTTTGGTGGTGGTGGTTCTATTGATTTAGATGCAAGTTGCGTATTGCTTGACGCAAGTGGCAATCAAATCGATACCATTTGGTTTAGAAAATTAAAATCAAGTTGTCAGTCAGTTATTCACTCTGGTGATAACTTAACAGGTGACGGTGATGGCGATGATGAAACAATTTTTGTTGATTTAGATCGTTTACCGGCAAATGTTGAATATTTGGTATTCACAGTAAACAGTTTCCGTGGGCAAACATTTAATGAAGTTGAAAACGCATTCTGCCGTGTTGTTGATAAAACAACTAACAAAGAGCTAGTGCGTTATACCTTAACAGAGCAAGGCTCTCATACAGGTATCGTGATTGCTTCTTTACAACGTAATCATGGTCAATGGGATTTCACTGCGTTTGGTGCGCCTTGTAAAGGCCGCGTTATCAACGACATGATGCCTGATATTGTAGCTACGGTGGTGCGATAA
- a CDS encoding TerD family protein, whose translation MNMTPGGNLPVPNQTLIVRIQSGAPVDVSAFRLYASGKVNGDTDMVFYGQTANDDRTVIYAMAGNSTSFTVDLTRLRPDVEKIAFTATCDGQQTIANLQRLSIQVDANNEVVANGNVDINGRPEAALILGELYRRNGSWKFRFIAQGFNGGLKPLAEHFGVDIADPAPTPTPTPTPTPTPKPAPTPAPTPAPNSVNLSKVSLTKEKPAISLTKKDDFGKIRINLDWHRESKSGGSGLLGGLFGGNKGIDLDIGAFVELQQGHKSVIQALGNGFGDFNRIPYVELQGDDRTGDVAGGEWIFVNGREWKNIKQVLIFAFIYEGVPNWSKTDGVVTIHVPDQPPIETRLTDGNNGRGMCAIARLVNENGSIKVERLNEFFKGHRDMDNAYGWGFRWTAGSK comes from the coding sequence ATGAATATGACTCCAGGTGGGAACTTACCTGTTCCTAATCAAACATTAATCGTTAGAATTCAATCAGGTGCGCCTGTTGATGTTTCTGCTTTTAGACTTTATGCGTCAGGTAAAGTGAATGGTGACACCGATATGGTGTTTTATGGGCAGACAGCCAATGATGATCGTACTGTTATTTATGCGATGGCAGGTAACAGCACATCATTTACCGTAGATTTAACCCGTTTACGTCCAGATGTTGAAAAGATTGCGTTTACTGCGACCTGTGATGGTCAGCAAACAATTGCAAATTTACAACGATTGTCGATTCAAGTTGATGCTAATAACGAAGTTGTGGCGAACGGCAATGTTGATATTAACGGTCGTCCTGAAGCGGCATTAATTTTAGGTGAATTGTATCGTCGTAATGGTAGTTGGAAGTTCCGTTTTATTGCTCAAGGATTTAACGGGGGCTTAAAACCGCTCGCTGAACATTTTGGTGTTGATATCGCAGATCCTGCGCCAACGCCAACGCCAACGCCAACGCCAACGCCAACGCCAAAACCAGCTCCAACGCCTGCTCCAACGCCAGCGCCAAATTCGGTGAACTTAAGTAAAGTCTCTTTAACCAAAGAGAAACCAGCAATCAGTCTCACGAAGAAAGATGACTTCGGTAAAATTCGAATCAACCTTGATTGGCATCGTGAAAGCAAAAGCGGGGGTTCTGGGTTATTAGGTGGATTGTTTGGTGGCAATAAAGGTATCGACTTAGATATCGGTGCATTCGTTGAACTTCAACAAGGGCATAAGTCTGTTATTCAAGCATTAGGAAACGGGTTTGGTGATTTTAATCGTATTCCTTATGTTGAATTGCAAGGCGATGACCGCACAGGCGATGTTGCTGGTGGTGAATGGATTTTTGTGAATGGGCGTGAATGGAAAAATATTAAGCAAGTGCTGATTTTCGCGTTTATTTATGAAGGTGTACCGAATTGGAGTAAAACTGATGGTGTGGTTACTATTCATGTGCCAGATCAACCACCTATCGAAACACGCTTAACTGATGGTAATAATGGTCGAGGTATGTGTGCGATTGCCCGACTAGTTAATGAGAACGGATCAATCAAAGTTGAACGTCTCAATGAGTTTTTTAAAGGCCACCGTGATATGGATAATGCGTACGGGTGGGGGTTTCGCTGGACAGCGGGCTCTAAGTGA
- a CDS encoding tellurite resistance TerB family protein: MSFFNKLKEGFNTGRSELAKQVGRFKNKKFMQGTVAICARIAIASDGVSSEEKQKMLGFLKASDELKVFDTSEVIEFFNKLILSFEFDTEVGKGETMKYILAMKDQPEAAQLAIRVGIAVAKSDGDFDNDEKEAVRAIAIALGFEPAEFGL, encoded by the coding sequence ATGAGTTTTTTTAACAAATTAAAAGAAGGTTTTAATACAGGCCGTTCTGAGTTAGCCAAGCAAGTTGGTCGCTTTAAAAATAAAAAATTTATGCAAGGTACTGTTGCAATTTGTGCGCGTATTGCCATTGCCAGTGACGGTGTGAGTTCTGAAGAAAAACAGAAGATGCTTGGTTTTTTAAAAGCATCGGATGAACTTAAAGTATTTGATACTTCTGAAGTTATCGAATTCTTTAATAAGCTAATCCTGAGTTTCGAGTTCGATACTGAAGTCGGTAAAGGCGAAACCATGAAGTATATTCTGGCAATGAAAGATCAGCCAGAAGCTGCGCAATTAGCTATTCGTGTCGGTATTGCTGTTGCGAAAAGTGATGGTGATTTTGACAATGATGAAAAAGAAGCGGTGCGTGCTATTGCCATTGCATTAGGCTTTGAGCCCGCAGAATTTGGTTTGTAA
- a CDS encoding TerC/Alx family metal homeostasis membrane protein, translating to MVSTHIGFPTETVIVFVVLAIGAIFIDLFMHRADKPITLKNAIFWSIFWIAIAMAFAGFLYIHHGAEVASLFVTGYALEKVLSVDNLFVMMAIFSWFAVPDRFRHRVLYWGIIGAIVFRGIFVAIGTGLLSLGPYVEIVFALIVAWTAVMMLKSGDDSEEIEDYSQHLAYRLVKRFFPIWPKITGHAFVLTQKEVDAELAKPENKDITIGRGTKAALYATPLMLCVAVVELSDVMFAFDSVPAIIAVSREPLIVYSAMMFAILGLRTLYFVLEALKQYLVYLEKAVIVLLFFIAAKLGLNATDHIWQHGYSISATTSLFVVLGVLALGIIASFVFPEKKDDEGKTN from the coding sequence ATGGTATCCACACATATTGGTTTTCCGACAGAAACTGTCATTGTCTTTGTAGTACTTGCGATTGGCGCTATTTTTATCGACTTATTTATGCATCGTGCGGATAAGCCGATAACGTTAAAGAATGCCATATTTTGGTCTATATTCTGGATTGCTATTGCTATGGCATTCGCAGGATTCCTTTATATTCACCATGGTGCAGAAGTTGCGAGCTTATTCGTAACAGGTTATGCCTTAGAGAAGGTGCTTTCCGTTGATAACTTGTTTGTCATGATGGCGATTTTCTCTTGGTTTGCTGTCCCTGATCGCTTCCGTCACCGCGTTCTTTATTGGGGTATTATCGGTGCTATCGTTTTCCGTGGGATCTTTGTTGCCATCGGTACAGGACTGTTAAGCTTAGGACCATATGTTGAGATAGTGTTTGCCTTAATCGTTGCTTGGACGGCAGTTATGATGCTGAAAAGTGGTGATGACAGTGAAGAGATTGAGGACTATTCACAACATCTTGCTTATCGCCTAGTTAAACGATTTTTCCCTATTTGGCCAAAAATCACTGGACACGCTTTCGTATTAACACAAAAAGAAGTTGATGCTGAATTAGCAAAACCAGAAAACAAAGATATCACTATCGGTCGTGGTACAAAAGCAGCGTTATATGCAACACCACTTATGCTGTGTGTGGCGGTTGTAGAGCTTTCCGATGTGATGTTTGCTTTCGACTCGGTTCCCGCTATTATCGCAGTAAGCCGTGAACCCCTTATTGTTTATAGTGCAATGATGTTCGCAATCTTAGGCTTACGTACGCTTTACTTCGTGTTAGAAGCGTTAAAACAGTATCTGGTTTACCTTGAAAAAGCGGTTATTGTGTTGTTGTTCTTTATTGCTGCAAAACTGGGTTTAAATGCAACAGATCACATCTGGCAACATGGATACAGCATCTCCGCGACAACTAGCTTATTTGTTGTGCTAGGTGTTCTTGCTCTGGGTATTATTGCAAGTTTTGTATTCCCAGAGAAAAAAGATGATGAAGGTAAGACAAATTAA
- a CDS encoding TerD family protein, whose amino-acid sequence MSVSLSKGGNVSLSKAAPTMKNVLVGLGWDARSTDGQDFDLDASVFLLAANGKVRSDADFIFYNNLRSADGSVVHTGDNRTGEGDGDDEALKIKLDMIPNDVDKVIFVVTIHDAQARRQSFGQVSGAFIRLVNDDNQIEVARYDLTEDASTETAMLFGELYRHNAEWKFRAVGQGYAGGLGSVCAQYGINAS is encoded by the coding sequence ATGAGCGTTTCTCTTTCTAAAGGTGGTAATGTCTCTCTGAGCAAAGCAGCCCCAACGATGAAAAACGTCCTTGTCGGACTTGGTTGGGATGCCCGTTCTACAGATGGTCAAGATTTTGACTTAGATGCATCTGTATTTCTGTTAGCTGCAAATGGAAAAGTGCGTAGCGATGCCGATTTCATTTTTTATAATAACTTAAGATCTGCTGATGGCTCTGTTGTTCACACTGGTGACAACCGTACCGGTGAAGGCGATGGTGATGATGAAGCACTGAAAATCAAATTAGACATGATCCCGAATGATGTCGATAAGGTTATCTTCGTTGTGACTATCCATGATGCGCAAGCTCGTCGCCAAAGCTTTGGCCAAGTATCAGGTGCATTTATTCGTTTAGTTAATGATGACAACCAAATTGAAGTTGCTCGTTATGACTTAACTGAAGACGCATCAACAGAAACAGCAATGTTATTTGGTGAGCTATATCGCCATAACGCAGAATGGAAATTCCGCGCTGTTGGTCAGGGTTATGCAGGTGGTTTGGGTTCAGTTTGTGCTCAATACGGTATTAATGCCTCTTGA
- a CDS encoding TerD family protein, translating into MAVSLVKGGNVSLTKEAPTMSVAMVGLGWDARVTDGAEFDLDASVFMVGEDGKVLSDASFIFFNNKLSQCGSVEHQGDNRTGEGDGDDEQVKITLSKVPAEVKKLVFAVTIYDAENRKQNFGMVSNSFMRVYNNDNNTEIARFDLSEDASTETAMIFGELYRHGAEWKFKAVGQGFAGGLGALAAQHGVNI; encoded by the coding sequence ATGGCAGTTTCCCTCGTTAAAGGTGGTAATGTTTCTCTGACTAAAGAAGCACCAACAATGTCGGTTGCTATGGTTGGTCTAGGATGGGATGCCCGCGTGACTGATGGCGCAGAGTTCGATTTAGATGCGTCAGTGTTCATGGTAGGTGAAGATGGAAAAGTACTTTCAGACGCAAGTTTTATCTTCTTTAATAACAAATTGAGTCAATGCGGAAGCGTTGAACACCAAGGAGATAACCGTACTGGGGAAGGTGATGGTGATGATGAGCAAGTAAAAATCACTCTATCAAAAGTCCCTGCTGAAGTGAAAAAACTGGTATTCGCAGTCACTATTTATGATGCAGAAAACCGTAAACAAAACTTTGGTATGGTCAGCAACAGTTTTATGCGCGTTTATAACAACGACAATAATACTGAAATTGCACGTTTTGATCTTTCTGAAGATGCATCAACAGAAACCGCAATGATCTTTGGTGAGTTATATCGCCACGGTGCAGAGTGGAAATTCAAAGCAGTTGGTCAAGGTTTTGCGGGTGGTTTAGGTGCGTTAGCAGCACAACACGGCGTAAATATCTAA
- a CDS encoding HAD family hydrolase has product MQPQFENAKNTVKTLSVFDFDGTLTYHDSFIPFLKFAFGKRKFSRRLIKMVLPTLRCFRRKLTRDELKEVLIKTFLTNIDEQWLKEKAEEFCKLYWAKLMRPTGLFAVAEEVNSNAEVTICSASPAMVLQPFAKRLGVKLIGTTLEVIDGKLTGKIIGNNCRCGEKIKRLEAVYGDLTQYHLRAWGDSRGDHELLFAAQDPHWRHFHTGRRKSKNSPIKVTVKKES; this is encoded by the coding sequence ATGCAACCCCAATTTGAAAACGCGAAAAACACCGTAAAAACGTTATCAGTGTTTGATTTTGATGGCACGCTAACCTATCACGATAGTTTTATTCCTTTTCTAAAATTCGCCTTTGGCAAACGTAAATTCTCACGCCGTTTAATTAAAATGGTATTACCGACATTACGTTGCTTTAGACGCAAACTCACGCGTGATGAACTAAAAGAAGTGCTGATCAAAACCTTTCTAACCAATATTGATGAACAATGGTTAAAAGAAAAAGCAGAAGAATTTTGCAAGCTTTACTGGGCTAAATTGATGCGCCCTACTGGCTTATTCGCTGTTGCAGAAGAAGTGAATAGCAATGCTGAAGTGACGATTTGTTCTGCATCACCTGCAATGGTGTTGCAACCTTTTGCCAAGCGCTTAGGCGTTAAACTAATAGGAACAACACTTGAAGTTATTGATGGAAAACTGACAGGTAAAATTATTGGTAATAACTGTCGTTGTGGTGAAAAAATAAAACGATTAGAAGCAGTATATGGGGACTTAACACAATATCATTTAAGGGCGTGGGGAGATTCTCGTGGTGATCATGAATTACTGTTTGCAGCGCAAGATCCTCATTGGCGTCACTTTCATACTGGTCGTCGTAAATCTAAAAATTCACCGATTAAAGTGACCGTAAAAAAAGAGTCTTAA